The Nitrospira sp. genome contains a region encoding:
- a CDS encoding recombinase family protein, producing the protein MRAAVYARKSTEQTGVAAEARSVTRQIENARAYAESKGWTVSDEHIYMDDGVSGAEFVKRPGFLRLMNALKPRPPFQVLVMSEESRLGREAIQVGYAFKQIVDAGVRVFFYLTNQERTLDSATDKMMLALTNFASEFDREKASQRTHDAMMRKAKSLYVTGNKIYGYDNQPVYGTDRNSDGTLRRQHVVRKINPEQSRIVAQIFEHYATGCGLAAIAKTLNQTKVSPPMGGPLGWCPTAIREILRRDLYRGIVWWNRTQTIQRDGTKKQRKRPKSDWLRLEAPELRIVSDALWTQVEALRQRNAAAYKREGQGRFVSRPTGENQRSAYLLSSIAKCGRCGGSIVAISKGRDGKSGQTVYRCSYFHKRGTSICRNAVSIKQDLLDSAVLTAMNEAIDGRVVSASITRALEKLRAQQAHSPDRRSAVTRELSLLETRLQHLADLIASGHGTPTVVQSLYQEEVRKESLVAELAQLQALTTTLSLDERRITKQLRGALGNHPALLGRHVPLAPQMLRTLLDGHILCEPIEEDHRPGYRFTATGTFGRLLTGTSVRRRGKRIEKEAEHSRFLSAGTNSIRRKRARGSTEGWFGGGEGS; encoded by the coding sequence ATGCGTGCTGCGGTATACGCGAGGAAATCTACCGAACAAACGGGCGTGGCAGCGGAAGCTCGCTCCGTGACGCGACAGATTGAGAACGCAAGAGCCTACGCCGAGTCTAAGGGCTGGACGGTTTCCGACGAACACATCTACATGGATGACGGGGTTAGTGGCGCCGAGTTCGTGAAACGCCCAGGATTTTTACGACTGATGAATGCGCTGAAACCCCGCCCTCCGTTCCAGGTCCTTGTGATGTCGGAAGAATCGCGGCTGGGTCGTGAGGCCATTCAAGTCGGGTATGCGTTCAAACAGATTGTCGATGCCGGCGTTCGGGTTTTCTTCTATCTCACGAACCAGGAACGGACACTCGACAGTGCCACGGATAAGATGATGCTCGCTCTTACCAATTTTGCGTCAGAGTTTGACCGCGAAAAGGCGAGCCAACGGACCCATGATGCGATGATGCGTAAGGCCAAGAGTCTCTACGTGACCGGAAACAAAATTTACGGATACGATAATCAGCCAGTTTATGGCACCGATCGGAACTCAGATGGGACACTCAGGCGTCAACATGTCGTGAGGAAGATTAATCCCGAGCAATCAAGAATCGTAGCGCAGATTTTTGAGCACTATGCGACAGGTTGTGGCCTGGCGGCTATAGCGAAGACCCTCAATCAAACGAAGGTCTCTCCGCCAATGGGTGGGCCTCTCGGTTGGTGTCCGACGGCCATCCGGGAGATCCTTCGGCGAGATCTCTATCGGGGCATTGTGTGGTGGAATCGAACGCAGACTATTCAGCGAGACGGTACCAAGAAACAGCGGAAACGGCCGAAGTCCGACTGGCTTCGCCTCGAGGCTCCAGAATTACGCATTGTGTCAGATGCCTTATGGACACAGGTTGAAGCGCTGCGACAGCGAAACGCTGCGGCGTATAAGCGAGAAGGTCAGGGAAGGTTTGTGTCGCGCCCTACAGGTGAGAACCAGCGCAGCGCGTATCTCCTGAGTAGTATCGCCAAATGTGGCAGGTGCGGAGGCTCCATTGTGGCTATCAGTAAAGGCCGTGATGGGAAGTCCGGGCAGACGGTCTATCGATGTTCCTATTTTCACAAGCGTGGAACGTCAATCTGTCGGAATGCAGTCTCCATTAAACAAGACCTTCTTGATTCGGCCGTCCTGACCGCTATGAATGAGGCCATCGACGGACGAGTCGTTTCAGCGTCAATCACACGAGCATTGGAGAAGTTGCGGGCACAGCAGGCTCACTCTCCTGACCGGCGTTCGGCCGTCACTCGAGAACTGTCTCTCCTCGAAACGCGCCTCCAACACCTTGCGGATCTCATCGCGAGCGGTCACGGGACACCTACCGTCGTCCAGTCCCTTTATCAGGAAGAAGTGCGAAAGGAAAGCCTAGTCGCCGAACTCGCGCAGCTTCAAGCCCTGACCACTACCTTATCTTTGGATGAACGACGGATTACCAAACAACTACGAGGTGCCTTAGGCAATCACCCTGCATTACTGGGGCGGCACGTGCCTTTGGCTCCTCAGATGCTGAGGACGTTGCTGGATGGACACATCCTCTGTGAACCCATTGAGGAAGACCACAGGCCCGGCTACCGCTTCACGGCAACCGGGACATTTGGCCGATTGTTAACCGGAACAAGCGTAAGGCGCCGGGGCAAGCGAATTGAGAAAGAAGCAGAACACTCAAGGTTTTTATCCGCGGGCACCAATTCGATAAGACGAAAAAGAGCCCGCGGGTCAACCGAAGGTTGGTTTGGTGGAGGCGAGGGGAGTTGA
- a CDS encoding type II toxin-antitoxin system RelE/ParE family toxin, with protein MAWTVIYYETAQGDKPIEAFLDALSHGARAKCLAYISRLEIDGTRLPASIAAHVRGKIWELRPEWSGTEYRFFYAALVGQRFVILHAIQKKRQKLRERDIALAEQRYEEVKRRSHDENA; from the coding sequence ATGGCCTGGACAGTAATCTACTATGAGACGGCACAGGGAGATAAGCCGATTGAGGCATTTCTCGACGCCTTGTCCCATGGGGCGCGAGCCAAATGTCTGGCCTATATCAGTCGGCTGGAAATTGATGGCACCCGTCTTCCAGCCTCGATTGCGGCCCATGTACGAGGAAAGATCTGGGAGTTGCGTCCGGAATGGTCGGGAACGGAGTACCGGTTCTTTTATGCCGCACTCGTGGGGCAGCGGTTCGTCATCCTGCATGCGATCCAGAAGAAACGGCAGAAACTGCGAGAGCGAGACATCGCCCTCGCAGAGCAACGATACGAGGAGGTCAAGCGAAGGAGTCACGATGAAAACGCATAA
- a CDS encoding helix-turn-helix transcriptional regulator, protein MKTHKQYINEQIKKEPKFAEALAKAEQEVGIAVELARLRERRGFSQTELAKLTGMKQPQIARLESGAHFPAFPTLQKLLGVLGGKLELTADACHLVPTRPKVAGARR, encoded by the coding sequence ATGAAAACGCATAAACAGTACATCAATGAACAGATCAAGAAGGAGCCAAAGTTCGCTGAGGCTCTTGCGAAGGCAGAGCAGGAAGTGGGGATTGCTGTGGAGTTGGCGAGGCTGCGGGAACGACGTGGGTTCAGTCAGACCGAGCTCGCGAAACTCACCGGCATGAAACAGCCGCAGATTGCTCGCTTGGAAAGCGGGGCGCATTTCCCGGCGTTTCCAACCCTGCAAAAGCTTCTTGGTGTGCTCGGTGGCAAATTGGAACTAACAGCGGACGCCTGCCATCTCGTTCCAACACGACCGAAGGTCGCCGGTGCGCGGCGGTAG
- a CDS encoding OB-fold nucleic acid binding domain-containing protein, whose product MSVQPWLISRLLTLSFFLGVSSVSAGDPERVSIQTLFSPQALSYQQHAVTVEGVIQDLQMFSPFDRTNGRSTPAKCLLYGRAAFLLEDETGIIPVEVLGTCHPDVVEVLPHNGDHVRITGLVQVLKSEAPRLVRIQAMTIQILESTP is encoded by the coding sequence ATGTCCGTACAGCCGTGGTTGATCAGCAGACTGCTCACGCTGAGTTTCTTCCTGGGTGTCAGCAGCGTCAGTGCCGGTGACCCAGAGCGTGTTTCGATTCAGACCTTGTTCTCACCACAAGCCCTCTCCTACCAACAACATGCCGTGACCGTCGAGGGGGTGATACAGGACCTCCAGATGTTCTCCCCATTTGATCGCACGAATGGTCGATCGACTCCCGCAAAATGTCTGCTCTATGGTCGAGCCGCCTTCCTACTCGAAGATGAGACGGGAATTATCCCCGTTGAAGTATTGGGAACCTGTCACCCAGACGTGGTGGAAGTACTGCCGCACAATGGCGATCATGTCCGCATCACGGGGCTCGTCCAGGTGCTGAAGAGTGAGGCTCCCCGTCTCGTGCGCATCCAGGCGATGACGATTCAGATTCTGGAATCGACGCCCTAG
- a CDS encoding XRE family transcriptional regulator, with the protein MRIEVRIGGGDAAPSRSRHHAQVAITGFENHLIFYIPQPDGVSIVRVLHAARDWWSLLGLETSWSSRIPMKCGSQALGIKGVACVSEKSPGHERARSTLMRQITEFIEGNGCAQIEVGTKRGVTQPHINNLLHGRISRSQLDAHR; encoded by the coding sequence GTGCGGATTGAAGTGCGGATTGGTGGAGGCGACGCTGCGCCATCCCGATCTCGCCACCACGCGCAAGTGGCGATCACAGGCTTCGAGAACCACCTGATTTTCTACATCCCACAACCTGACGGCGTCTCGATCGTGCGCGTGCTGCACGCGGCGCGTGATTGGTGGAGTCTATTAGGTCTCGAAACCTCGTGGAGCAGCCGGATACCCATGAAGTGTGGGAGTCAGGCGTTGGGGATTAAAGGTGTTGCATGCGTTTCAGAAAAAAGCCCGGGCCACGAGCGTGCGCGATCTACGCTCATGCGGCAGATCACCGAATTCATTGAGGGGAACGGGTGTGCTCAAATAGAAGTGGGCACTAAACGGGGAGTCACGCAACCTCACATCAATAATCTTCTTCACGGACGGATCTCTCGCTCTCAATTGGATGCACATCGGTAA
- a CDS encoding trehalose-6-phosphate synthase translates to MRLSLRFIIPLAFVLGFIAYGVISLVDSLERKWFVRDLDLRSKLMVGTMERPLADLVATNSKSKIRAYFTRIAQDERLYAIGFCSRENRLLYETQSYPEDVTCQATMSLSPGSSTMISLGHGFVHITSATIESSGHPIGRLVLLHDMSFIEQRSRDTRWYIVYFFVGLAAVISLITVSVAHISWHGWVVSVRAMLGGEGLLARLKHEDHAPELRPLAQDLRSLVQALETDRRMRDESQVSWSPASLRSILHEQLAGDQVLIVSNRQPYAHNWQDQNIVVQVPASGLVSALEPVMRACSGTWIAHGSGSADRAMVDQRDHVAVPPTHPTYQIRRVWLTPEEEAGYYYGFSNEGLWPLCHIAHVRPTFRSSDWKQYAAVNERFAQAVYEEATTDNPVVLVQDYHFALLPRLIRDRLPNATIIMFWHIPWPNAESFGICPWREEVLDGLLGSSILGFHTRVHCNNFIDSVDRLLETRIDRNSSTISFGGKMTAVNPYPISIEWPIQWLADQQPVSECRMSLRERYGMPSDRLIGLGVERLDYTKGIIERFMAVERLLELQPEWIGRFTFLQIAAPSRWVIEQYNSFNRQVLALAEQINKRFGRAGYQPIAVKIRHHEPAEVYECYRGADLCVVSSLHDGMNLVAKEFVGARDDEQGVLILSQFTGAAREMTEALVINPYDIDQFAEALHLALTMPKTEQRARMQSMRGLIQECNVYRWAGRMLMDAARMRQKERVMKQVGQASLLT, encoded by the coding sequence ATGAGACTCTCACTGCGATTCATCATCCCGCTGGCGTTCGTGTTGGGTTTTATCGCCTATGGGGTCATCAGCCTTGTCGATTCTCTGGAGCGAAAATGGTTCGTCCGGGATCTGGACCTGCGGTCCAAGCTGATGGTCGGCACGATGGAAAGGCCGCTCGCCGACCTCGTCGCGACGAATTCCAAGAGCAAGATTCGGGCGTATTTTACTCGTATCGCCCAGGATGAACGGCTGTATGCGATCGGCTTCTGCAGTCGTGAGAACCGCCTGTTGTACGAGACCCAATCCTACCCCGAAGACGTGACGTGCCAGGCGACAATGAGTCTCTCTCCAGGCTCGTCGACCATGATCTCGCTCGGCCATGGGTTCGTTCACATTACATCAGCGACGATCGAATCAAGCGGGCATCCCATCGGACGGCTGGTTCTGCTCCACGATATGAGTTTCATCGAGCAACGCAGCCGCGACACCAGGTGGTACATCGTCTATTTTTTTGTGGGACTCGCGGCGGTGATCTCGCTGATCACGGTGTCGGTTGCACACATCAGCTGGCATGGATGGGTCGTAAGTGTTCGAGCCATGCTGGGCGGGGAAGGGCTTCTCGCTCGTCTGAAGCACGAGGACCATGCGCCGGAACTTCGCCCGTTGGCTCAGGATCTGCGGTCGCTGGTTCAAGCGCTCGAGACTGATCGCCGCATGCGCGATGAAAGCCAGGTATCGTGGAGTCCGGCCAGCCTTAGGTCGATCCTTCATGAACAGCTTGCCGGGGACCAAGTCCTGATTGTCTCCAATCGGCAACCTTACGCCCATAATTGGCAGGATCAGAACATTGTGGTGCAGGTGCCGGCGAGCGGCCTGGTGTCGGCCCTTGAACCAGTCATGCGGGCCTGTTCCGGGACATGGATTGCGCATGGAAGCGGATCGGCGGATCGAGCCATGGTGGACCAACGGGATCATGTTGCCGTCCCACCTACCCATCCTACGTATCAGATTCGTCGGGTATGGCTGACGCCGGAAGAAGAAGCTGGGTACTACTATGGATTTTCCAATGAGGGGCTCTGGCCGCTCTGCCATATCGCCCATGTCCGGCCCACATTCCGGTCGTCTGATTGGAAACAGTATGCCGCCGTCAACGAGCGGTTTGCGCAGGCCGTATATGAGGAGGCGACGACCGACAATCCGGTCGTGCTCGTGCAGGACTACCATTTTGCCTTGCTTCCAAGGTTGATTCGAGATCGATTACCGAATGCGACGATCATCATGTTCTGGCATATCCCCTGGCCGAATGCCGAGAGCTTCGGGATCTGCCCCTGGCGGGAGGAAGTTCTCGATGGCCTGCTGGGAAGCAGCATTCTAGGATTCCATACCAGAGTGCATTGCAATAATTTCATCGATAGTGTCGATCGGCTGCTCGAAACACGGATCGATCGCAACAGTTCGACGATCTCCTTCGGAGGCAAGATGACCGCGGTCAACCCCTATCCGATTTCCATTGAATGGCCTATCCAATGGCTGGCGGACCAGCAGCCGGTGTCGGAATGCCGAATGAGTCTACGAGAGCGCTACGGAATGCCTTCCGATCGCCTTATCGGGCTGGGAGTGGAGCGCTTGGATTACACCAAGGGGATCATCGAACGGTTCATGGCGGTGGAACGGCTGCTGGAACTTCAGCCGGAGTGGATCGGGCGATTTACTTTTCTTCAGATCGCGGCTCCCAGTCGATGGGTCATCGAGCAATACAACAGTTTTAACAGACAGGTCTTGGCGTTGGCGGAACAGATCAACAAGCGGTTTGGTCGAGCCGGCTATCAGCCGATCGCCGTAAAGATCCGACATCATGAGCCGGCGGAGGTGTACGAGTGTTATCGTGGCGCGGACCTGTGCGTCGTGAGCAGTCTGCACGATGGGATGAATCTCGTCGCCAAGGAGTTTGTCGGTGCCCGTGATGACGAGCAGGGTGTGTTGATCTTGAGCCAGTTCACCGGTGCCGCTCGAGAGATGACGGAAGCGCTGGTGATCAATCCGTACGACATCGATCAATTTGCCGAGGCGCTGCACCTTGCGTTGACGATGCCCAAAACGGAACAACGAGCCCGTATGCAAAGCATGCGTGGACTGATTCAAGAGTGTAACGTCTATCGCTGGGCTGGGCGTATGCTGATGGATGCCGCTCGCATGCGTCAAAAGGAGCGAGTGATGAAGCAAGTCGGGCAGGCAAGTTTGTTGACCTGA
- the otsB gene encoding trehalose-phosphatase encodes MDYLLSENGRRELEALSKRRCLYAFDFDGTLAKIVSDPGSARLGRSVQFWLEALATRAQTAVISGRSLKDLRARVGAVVSCLVGNHGAEGPHVVQEDMFQVQEICHGWLQLITEQFQTELLECGVLVEQKSYSLSFHYRTVQQRGEARALISRIVTELDPTPRIVLGKSVVNVMPTTAWHKGTALQECIRQLGCTTALYVGDDVTDEDVFALRDPRVLTVRIGKKNASSARFFLNRQTEIAQVLRLIVEMAG; translated from the coding sequence ATGGACTACCTCTTGTCTGAAAATGGAAGACGAGAGCTGGAGGCGCTCTCGAAGAGGCGGTGTCTGTACGCGTTTGATTTTGACGGCACCCTCGCCAAGATCGTTTCCGATCCTGGTAGTGCTCGCCTAGGGCGCTCGGTCCAATTCTGGCTCGAGGCACTCGCAACACGCGCTCAGACCGCCGTGATCTCAGGTCGTTCATTGAAGGACCTTCGGGCTCGTGTCGGGGCTGTGGTCTCTTGTCTGGTCGGGAACCATGGTGCAGAAGGTCCTCATGTAGTACAGGAGGATATGTTCCAAGTCCAAGAGATCTGTCACGGCTGGCTTCAACTGATCACCGAACAATTTCAGACTGAGTTACTCGAATGTGGCGTGTTGGTTGAACAGAAGTCGTACTCGCTCTCATTCCACTATCGAACAGTTCAACAGCGAGGCGAGGCCCGGGCGCTGATCTCTCGGATTGTTACTGAATTGGATCCCACTCCTCGGATCGTGCTGGGGAAATCGGTGGTCAATGTCATGCCAACAACGGCGTGGCACAAGGGAACGGCGTTGCAGGAATGCATACGCCAACTTGGTTGTACGACCGCCCTCTATGTGGGAGATGATGTAACCGATGAAGATGTTTTTGCTCTACGAGATCCTCGGGTCCTTACCGTGAGAATCGGGAAGAAGAATGCCTCATCAGCTCGGTTCTTCCTCAATCGCCAAACAGAAATCGCGCAGGTCTTACGGTTGATTGTTGAGATGGCTGGGTGA
- a CDS encoding fused MFS/spermidine synthase, which produces MPAPKTSKIPRWFLLLTALVTGAVVMALEILGSRLLAPVFGSSLFVWGALIGVILAAMSSGYAFGGWISDRYTDGRVPAALLLFSGAWTFLIAWANQPILFEIEKVVQDPRLGPCLAASILLAPPAFGLSGVLPAMLRLAVADIDHLGRQTGRMIALSTVGSLAGTWGTAFFLLSWLGSQSLVAWLGGIQVGLGVLWLVKGTSASRPILLIVLGCCSLLGANALQPIERLKVPIHQEESPYQQVRIREDDLFRYLVLDRTFHATMWKADPVYLFLPYSQMMVSSLALTPQPRRGLILGHGGGSIAKWLATHWPTLELDVVEFDPVVVHMAEEFFDYHPPGNHHVFVKDGRAFLNATEQTYDLMWIDAFARDMIPFHLTTAEFYTLVRARLNPDGVLAVNLASSSKEGDLARAAAVVQTMRQSFPSLLTFAVEGPWRTSMTPAKNLIFFGGRPIEAEPAEEIATRISAMAQSHRLPMESIALLGTRRTEPWPAGVVLTDDFAPYDLLLGQERSPLAE; this is translated from the coding sequence ATGCCCGCTCCAAAGACTTCCAAAATTCCCCGTTGGTTCTTGCTCCTGACTGCTCTGGTGACCGGCGCGGTCGTCATGGCGCTGGAAATCCTCGGCAGTCGTCTGTTGGCGCCGGTGTTCGGCAGTTCGTTGTTCGTGTGGGGCGCCTTAATTGGAGTGATTCTGGCCGCCATGAGCAGCGGATATGCCTTCGGCGGGTGGATCTCCGATCGCTACACCGATGGACGCGTGCCGGCAGCATTATTACTTTTTTCTGGAGCGTGGACCTTTCTCATCGCCTGGGCAAACCAACCGATTCTCTTCGAAATCGAAAAAGTGGTCCAGGACCCTCGCTTGGGTCCCTGTCTAGCGGCATCCATACTGCTTGCACCGCCTGCCTTCGGGCTGAGTGGTGTGCTACCGGCCATGCTACGACTGGCAGTGGCAGACATCGATCATCTTGGTCGGCAGACTGGACGGATGATCGCCCTGTCGACGGTGGGAAGTCTGGCCGGCACCTGGGGAACGGCATTCTTCCTCCTGTCCTGGCTCGGCAGTCAATCGTTGGTCGCATGGCTAGGCGGCATACAGGTCGGACTCGGGGTCTTGTGGCTTGTGAAAGGGACCTCGGCCAGCCGTCCCATCTTGCTGATCGTTCTGGGCTGCTGCTCCCTCTTAGGAGCGAACGCTCTTCAGCCGATTGAACGGTTGAAAGTCCCGATCCACCAAGAGGAAAGTCCGTATCAGCAGGTTCGGATTCGAGAAGATGATCTCTTTCGATATCTGGTATTGGATCGAACGTTTCATGCCACGATGTGGAAAGCCGACCCGGTGTATCTCTTTCTCCCCTACAGCCAAATGATGGTGTCTTCGTTGGCGTTGACTCCACAACCACGACGCGGCCTCATCCTTGGGCATGGCGGTGGCTCCATAGCCAAATGGTTGGCAACACATTGGCCGACATTGGAACTCGATGTCGTTGAGTTTGATCCGGTGGTGGTTCACATGGCTGAAGAATTTTTCGATTATCACCCCCCAGGAAACCATCATGTGTTCGTGAAAGACGGGCGGGCGTTTCTCAATGCCACGGAGCAGACCTACGATCTCATGTGGATCGATGCCTTCGCCCGAGACATGATCCCTTTTCATCTCACCACGGCGGAGTTCTACACCTTAGTGCGGGCGCGACTGAATCCAGACGGAGTCCTTGCAGTGAACCTCGCCTCATCCAGCAAGGAAGGAGACCTTGCCCGAGCTGCCGCCGTCGTACAAACTATGCGTCAGTCCTTCCCCTCTCTCCTGACATTCGCGGTCGAAGGCCCATGGAGGACCAGCATGACGCCGGCAAAAAACTTAATCTTTTTTGGGGGCCGTCCCATCGAAGCTGAACCCGCAGAAGAAATTGCAACTCGGATTTCTGCGATGGCTCAGAGTCATCGTCTACCAATGGAATCCATCGCGCTACTGGGTACCCGCCGGACGGAACCTTGGCCTGCCGGTGTCGTCTTGACCGATGACTTTGCTCCCTATGATTTACTCCTCGGACAGGAGCGATCGCCATTAGCGGAATAG
- a CDS encoding UDP-glucose/GDP-mannose dehydrogenase family protein: MHISVIGTGYVGLVTGACFAEFGVHVTCMDNDARRIEKLEKGDVPFYEPGISELVAKGVREGRLSFTTDIAKAVDKALVIFIAVGTPPRGDGSADLSYVEEVGKGIARHMTGYKVIVTKSTVPVGTGKRLREVIKKSQTNAFQFDIVSNPEFLREGSAIEDFLRPNRVVIGADSDHAVAIMKDLYRPLYLIETPIVVTDIPTAELIKYASNAFLATKISFINEMANLCERVGGNVQMVAKGMGLDNRIGSKFLHAGAGFGGSCFPKDLAALIQAGEHAGYPVQIALAASKVNEDQRHRMVEKIRDAVGGLEGKTLGMLGLSFKPNTNDLREAPALAISQLLLKEGAKVRVYDPIALDEACRTLSALQPCADPYDAAEGTDALIIMTEWNQFRNLDFERLKGIMKNPVLIDLRNVYDPDRVVKFGFHYISVGRPSEHPSSEGSPVSG; the protein is encoded by the coding sequence ATGCATATTAGTGTTATTGGGACCGGTTATGTCGGACTCGTTACCGGGGCCTGTTTCGCCGAGTTCGGCGTTCATGTCACGTGCATGGATAATGATGCTCGACGGATTGAGAAGCTTGAAAAGGGTGATGTTCCGTTTTATGAGCCCGGCATTTCCGAGCTGGTGGCCAAAGGGGTTCGAGAAGGTCGGCTGAGTTTCACGACAGATATTGCCAAGGCAGTCGACAAAGCACTGGTCATCTTTATTGCCGTCGGAACGCCACCGAGAGGTGATGGGTCGGCCGATTTGTCGTATGTGGAGGAAGTCGGCAAGGGCATCGCTCGCCACATGACCGGATATAAAGTTATTGTGACGAAGTCAACGGTCCCGGTGGGTACCGGTAAACGACTTCGTGAAGTCATCAAGAAGTCCCAAACGAACGCGTTCCAGTTCGATATTGTGTCGAATCCGGAGTTCTTACGCGAAGGGTCGGCCATCGAAGACTTTTTGCGCCCGAATCGGGTGGTCATTGGGGCCGATAGCGATCATGCCGTCGCGATCATGAAAGACCTCTATCGCCCGCTGTATTTGATCGAGACTCCTATTGTGGTGACCGATATCCCCACGGCAGAGCTGATTAAGTACGCGTCGAATGCGTTTCTTGCCACCAAGATTTCATTCATCAACGAAATGGCCAATCTCTGTGAGCGTGTTGGTGGCAACGTGCAGATGGTGGCAAAAGGAATGGGGCTGGACAATCGTATCGGCTCGAAATTTCTGCATGCCGGCGCCGGATTCGGCGGATCTTGTTTCCCAAAGGACCTGGCGGCGCTCATTCAGGCCGGAGAGCATGCTGGGTATCCCGTGCAGATTGCACTCGCTGCGTCCAAGGTGAACGAAGATCAGCGGCACCGCATGGTGGAGAAAATTCGTGATGCGGTGGGCGGGCTCGAAGGCAAAACGTTGGGCATGCTAGGGCTTTCCTTCAAGCCCAACACGAACGATCTTCGAGAGGCCCCTGCGCTTGCGATCAGTCAACTGTTGCTGAAGGAAGGGGCGAAAGTGCGTGTCTATGACCCGATCGCACTCGATGAAGCCTGCCGGACCCTATCAGCGCTACAACCGTGTGCGGACCCGTACGATGCTGCAGAAGGAACCGACGCGTTGATCATTATGACCGAATGGAATCAATTCAGAAACCTGGACTTTGAGCGATTGAAAGGGATCATGAAAAACCCGGTGCTGATTGATCTACGCAATGTCTACGACCCCGACCGTGTCGTGAAGTTTGGCTTTCACTACATCTCAGTTGGTCGTCCCAGCGAGCACCCTTCCTCAGAGGGGTCGCCTGTGTCAGGCTAG
- a CDS encoding HEAT repeat domain-containing protein — protein sequence MADEAPKLIQIAPKGGEKKDGFNLVTERVVAVNLESRQLEVELLAYDGKTVVLDVAEEALDDLKKLKAGDGATIRVVEEGGKRVATHFRIRPKDPNTARADAMLLDLNDSHWLNRKYAAEVLGELKDPRAVDPLVASLNDEVGDVRQRAYDSLIKLGGPSVPSLIPLLVSEEDEIRQSATEILRKIGKPAVEPLATALTDADDRLKTRIMKVLDRMGYKPKTKESVKTQLPRLT from the coding sequence ATGGCGGACGAAGCTCCAAAGCTGATTCAGATTGCTCCGAAAGGTGGAGAGAAGAAAGATGGTTTCAATCTGGTGACGGAACGGGTAGTTGCGGTCAACCTGGAAAGTCGACAGCTCGAAGTTGAACTCCTGGCCTACGACGGCAAGACCGTCGTCCTCGATGTGGCTGAGGAGGCCCTGGATGATCTTAAGAAACTCAAGGCCGGTGATGGAGCAACCATCCGTGTGGTGGAGGAAGGTGGGAAGCGAGTCGCCACACACTTTAGGATCCGGCCTAAGGATCCGAATACCGCCAGAGCCGACGCCATGCTGCTCGACCTGAATGACTCACACTGGTTGAACCGCAAGTATGCCGCAGAAGTGTTGGGTGAGCTAAAAGACCCGCGCGCCGTCGATCCCCTCGTCGCGTCGCTGAACGACGAGGTCGGCGATGTTCGGCAACGTGCCTATGATTCACTGATCAAGCTAGGCGGCCCATCCGTCCCATCCCTGATTCCACTGTTGGTGTCCGAAGAAGACGAGATTCGCCAATCGGCAACCGAGATCCTTCGGAAGATCGGCAAGCCGGCCGTTGAACCGTTGGCGACCGCGTTGACCGACGCCGACGACCGGCTAAAGACGCGGATCATGAAGGTCCTTGACCGAATGGGATACAAGCCGAAAACGAAGGAGTCAGTCAAGACCCAGTTACCGAGACTGACCTAG